In Glycine max cultivar Williams 82 chromosome 7, Glycine_max_v4.0, whole genome shotgun sequence, a single window of DNA contains:
- the LOC100797313 gene encoding peroxidase 29: MEISFPWILVATMVMAMRPLSFRIKANQLSYDYYKFSCPNLESIVKSELLSLFLTDATAPAAFLRLMFHDCQVQGCDASILLDSNYLAHSHSSEMISSRNFGIRKRETIGQMKSILEEECPGQVSCADIIVLAAKESVSLSGGPHIEIPLGRKDSRTCSFHEADAKLPSPIITVDEFISIFMSIGMNIEESVSILGAHTLGIGHCFNIVGRLYDPRLGDKMDFALEASLRLACPTEIPLTNLTFVPNDMTPVIFDNQYYRDIMMGRGLFGIDSSISRDPRTAPFVMRFAMDQNYFFKAFSSAFVKLSSTNVLTDVQGDVRRQCNQVN; encoded by the exons atggaaatatcTTTTCCTTGGATTCTGGTGGCCACAATGGTCATGGCAATGCGGCCACTTTCATTTCGCATAAAAGCAAACCAACTTTCTTACGACTACTACAAATTTTCATGCCCAAACTTGGAAAGCATAGTCAAGAGTGAGTTGCTAAGCTTATTCTTGACAGATGCTACTGCACCAGCTGCATTTCTCAGGCTCATGTTTCATGACTGCCAAGTTCAA GGATGTGATGCCTCAATTCTGTTGGACTCCAACTACCTAGCTCACAGTCACAGCTCTGAAATGATATCTTCAAGGAACTTTGGCATCAGAAAGCGCGAAACGATCGGCCAAATGAAGTCAATATTAGAAGAAGAATGTCCGGGACAGGTGTCTTGTGCAGATATCATTGTATTAGCTGCTAAGGAATCAGTGTCGCTCTCTGGAGGACCACATATTGAGATCCCACTTGGAAGAAAAGACTCCAGAACTTGTAGTTTCCATGAGGCCGATGCTAAGCTTCCTTCACCAATAATAACGGTTGATGAATTTATATCCATTTTCATGTCTATAGGAATGAACATCGAAGAGTCTGTTTCCATTTTAG GCGCACATACACTAGGGATTGGACACTGCTTCAACATTGTTGGTAGATTGTATGATCCACGGCTAGGGGACAAGATGGATTTTGCGTTGGAAGCCTCTCTAAGACTAGCATGCCCAACTGAGATTCCTTTGACAAACCTCACATTTGTGCCTAACGACATGACCCCAGTTATATTTGACAACCAGTATTACCGGGACATTATGATGGGGAGAGGCTTGTTTGGTATTGACTCCAGCATTTCTAGAGATCCGCGAACAGCACCCTTTGTCATGCGGTTTGCTATGGATCAGAACTACTTCTTCAAGGCTTTCTCATCGGCATTTGTTAAACTTTCTTCTACCAATGTTCTCACAGATGTGCAGGGTGATGTCCGAAGGCAATGCAACCAGGTAAACTAA